Part of the Longimicrobium sp. genome, AGGGCTGGATGACGTCGGAGCGCGGGCTGGTGAGCCAGTGGAAGCGCTCGGAGGTGGGGGCCAGGGCCACGGGACCCGCGGCGGGATCGCCGTCGCAGACGGCGCGGCAGGCCTCGAGGTAGCGGGCGAGCAGGTCGGCGTCCACGCCGGGGACCATCGCGCGCAGCGCCGCCGGGTCGGTCACCACGCGCGCGCGCAGGAAGCCGGCGGTGCGCGCGTGCAGCACCACGCCCACGTTGACGAACGCGCCCAGGTACGGGTGCGGCACCGCGCGGATGAACGCGAAGTTGTACGCGGTCGCGGCGCTCATCGGCGTGCGGAGAGCTTGCGGGGCGGCTCGCGCAGCGCGGCCTCGCGCGC contains:
- a CDS encoding DUF3037 domain-containing protein yields the protein MSAATAYNFAFIRAVPHPYLGAFVNVGVVLHARTAGFLRARVVTDPAALRAMVPGVDADLLARYLEACRAVCDGDPAAGPVALAPTSERFHWLTSPRSDVIQPSPVHEGLCGDPQQTLDELFETFVRPRG